A portion of the Chitinophagales bacterium genome contains these proteins:
- a CDS encoding diaminopimelate epimerase: MQLRFYKYQGCGNDFVLIDQRKAIALLTIDKIKYLCDRRFGIGGDGLMELIESDRGDFEMRYYNSNGKESSFCGNGGRCIAQFARDLGIIQKNSTKFIFKEKVYTADYLENGLISLKMQDVKGIAEMGEDLYFCTGSPHYVHFSQDVETIDLIPYARKIRYSEKFPNGINVNIVEKINDTTIKMRTYERGVEDETYSCGTGVTAAAIALHFKKLCSANIISVLTKGGSFSVEFVEQNGLYTNIHLIGPAMKVFEGSIEV; this comes from the coding sequence ATGCAATTACGGTTTTATAAATATCAGGGATGTGGCAATGATTTTGTGCTCATAGATCAGCGTAAAGCCATAGCGCTACTGACCATAGATAAAATAAAGTACTTGTGCGATAGACGATTCGGTATCGGAGGCGATGGCCTCATGGAACTTATAGAAAGCGACCGAGGAGATTTTGAAATGCGGTATTATAATAGTAACGGTAAAGAAAGTAGTTTTTGTGGGAATGGAGGACGATGTATCGCTCAGTTTGCAAGGGATTTGGGAATCATTCAGAAAAATAGTACAAAGTTTATCTTTAAAGAGAAAGTCTATACAGCAGATTATTTAGAGAACGGTTTGATTTCTTTAAAGATGCAGGACGTAAAGGGCATTGCCGAAATGGGTGAAGACCTTTATTTTTGCACGGGGAGTCCTCATTATGTACATTTCTCGCAAGATGTAGAGACAATTGATTTAATACCATATGCCAGAAAAATTCGGTATTCAGAAAAATTTCCCAACGGTATCAATGTCAATATTGTAGAAAAAATAAATGATACGACTATCAAGATGAGAACCTACGAACGGGGAGTAGAGGATGAAACCTATAGCTGTGGTACAGGAGTCACGGCAGCTGCTATTGCCCTTCATTTTAAAAAACTATGCTCAGCCAATATAATATCTGTTCTCACCAAAGGGGGCAGTTTTAGTGTCGAATTCGTAGAACAAAATGGTCTTTATACCAATATTCATCTTATTGGCCCAGCAATGAAGGTTTTTGAAGGTAGCATAGAAGTATAA
- a CDS encoding transglycosylase SLT domain-containing protein gives MNLKVIVLFSSILYALQANSQYDSRNFTYDENTKNYINYEQLEELTTKFLLKDKSVVDEEALRQQIFIDKGQLPYYTDEEMHKKILAIPATIPMKFHPEVGRIIRYFLYEKRDYMTRMLTASKTYFPIFEEVLDQHNLPIELKYLAIVESALNPQARSRVGATGLWQFMHGTAKHEGMEINSLVDERSDIYKSTEHAAIYLKKLYNIYGDWLLALAAYNSGPGNVNKAIRNSGGYDFWSIKHRLPRETQNYVPSFIAIAYAMHYAKEYKLSPGKPLLNFQACKIEKVYDKQSLKYISELIGCTEEHLCKYNPALKKGIIPKVDVGYGLVMPKELALKFNEKRNLLALDPYIYNPSFTPPVTSEELLANNSIPEPNSIATAANIVSYNKPSDDKKLSLSEIATTLSRRDPKAFASNPVTESETNDEEEEPKKLSTASSPNYKIVKVTDVQKKTIYHKVRKGENLTAIANKYGVSLMDLKEWNDISSQSNLFVGKKLKVEQTETIVKPQFALDSKTKSDDQAVSAVTENVLVHKIRRGETLMQLTRLYNCSINDLKEWNNLKSTDVKVDQEIYVYVESNPKFKNYTYYEAKPGDTLVTASIQLNIPVEVLKSLNNKGENEPLKKGEKIKIPTL, from the coding sequence ATGAATCTAAAAGTCATAGTCCTATTTTCAAGCATATTGTATGCTCTACAAGCTAATTCTCAATATGATAGCAGAAATTTCACCTATGATGAAAACACGAAAAACTATATTAATTATGAACAATTAGAAGAATTAACGACCAAGTTTCTTTTAAAAGATAAGTCTGTGGTAGATGAAGAAGCCCTAAGACAGCAAATATTTATTGATAAAGGTCAATTGCCTTATTATACAGACGAAGAGATGCATAAGAAAATTTTGGCAATCCCTGCTACGATACCTATGAAATTTCACCCAGAAGTAGGTAGAATCATACGATATTTCCTATACGAAAAGCGTGATTACATGACTAGGATGTTGACAGCTTCTAAAACATATTTCCCAATATTTGAAGAGGTTTTAGATCAACACAATCTACCAATAGAGTTAAAATATTTGGCCATTGTAGAAAGTGCCTTGAATCCACAAGCTCGTTCGAGAGTAGGTGCTACAGGTTTATGGCAGTTTATGCATGGTACGGCTAAGCATGAAGGTATGGAAATCAATTCCTTAGTGGACGAAAGAAGTGATATTTATAAATCAACAGAACATGCTGCCATTTACTTAAAAAAATTGTATAATATATACGGAGACTGGCTATTAGCACTAGCTGCATATAATTCTGGTCCTGGCAATGTCAATAAAGCAATTCGAAATTCTGGTGGTTATGATTTCTGGTCGATAAAACACAGGTTACCTAGAGAAACTCAAAACTATGTCCCTTCATTTATAGCTATTGCCTATGCTATGCATTATGCCAAAGAATATAAACTGAGTCCGGGTAAGCCTTTATTGAATTTCCAAGCTTGTAAGATTGAAAAAGTTTATGACAAACAATCCCTTAAATACATTTCAGAGTTAATCGGCTGTACCGAAGAACATTTATGCAAGTACAATCCAGCATTGAAAAAAGGAATTATTCCTAAGGTTGATGTTGGCTACGGTCTGGTTATGCCTAAAGAACTTGCATTAAAATTCAATGAGAAAAGAAACTTACTTGCACTAGATCCATATATTTATAATCCTTCATTCACTCCTCCTGTTACTTCTGAAGAATTATTGGCGAATAATTCAATACCAGAACCTAACTCAATAGCAACTGCTGCAAACATAGTTAGTTATAATAAACCTTCTGACGATAAAAAGTTATCGTTATCAGAAATCGCGACGACTCTGTCAAGAAGAGACCCTAAGGCATTTGCTAGCAATCCTGTAACTGAATCTGAAACAAATGATGAAGAGGAAGAACCTAAAAAACTATCAACCGCTTCGTCTCCAAACTATAAAATTGTAAAAGTAACGGATGTACAGAAAAAAACAATCTATCATAAGGTTAGAAAAGGAGAAAACTTGACTGCCATAGCTAATAAATATGGTGTAAGCTTAATGGATTTAAAAGAATGGAATGATATAAGCAGTCAATCAAATCTGTTTGTAGGGAAAAAATTGAAAGTCGAACAAACAGAAACAATCGTAAAACCGCAGTTCGCCCTAGATTCAAAAACAAAAAGCGATGATCAAGCCGTCAGTGCAGTTACCGAAAATGTGTTGGTTCACAAAATTAGAAGAGGTGAAACCCTAATGCAATTAACTAGATTATATAACTGTTCAATTAATGATTTGAAAGAATGGAATAACCTCAAATCTACTGATGTAAAAGTAGATCAAGAAATTTATGTTTATGTAGAATCTAATCCAAAGTTTAAAAACTATACTTATTATGAAGCAAAACCAGGAGACACCTTAGTTACAGCAAGTATTCAACTAAATATTCCAGTAGAAGTTCTTAAAAGTCTCAATAATAAAGGAGAAAACGAGCCCTTGAAGAAAGGGGAGAAAATTAAAATACCTACGCTATAA